A single genomic interval of Struthio camelus isolate bStrCam1 chromosome 9, bStrCam1.hap1, whole genome shotgun sequence harbors:
- the SST gene encoding somatostatin, translating to MLSCRLQCALALLSLALALGTVSAAPSDPRLRQFLQKSLAAAAGKQELAKYFLAELLSEPSQTENEALESEDLSRGAEQDEVRLELERSANSNPALAPRERKAGCKNFFWKTFTSC from the exons ATGCTGTCGTGCCGCCTCCAGTGCGCCCTGGCCCTGCTCTCCCTCGCCCTGGCCCTCGGCACCGTCTCGGCCGCCCCCTCGGACCCCCGGCTCCGGCAGTTCCTGCAGAAGTCCCTGGCTGCCGCGGCCGGGAAGCAG GAACTGGCCAAGTACTTTTTGGCAGAATTGCTCTCAGAACCAAGCCAGACAGAAAATGAAGCTCTGGAGTCTGAGGACTTGTCCCGAGGGGCTGAGCAGGACGAAGTGAGACTGGAGCTGGAGCGTTCGGCGAACTCAAACCCTGCTTTGGCACCCCGGGAACGCAAAGCAGGCTGCAAGAACTTCTTCTGGAAAACATTCACATCCTGTTAG